The genomic interval TTCTGCCGGCGTCTCGGTGAGCGATCCGCCGTCACCCGTGAGTTCGGGGTCGCGGCCTCCCTCTCCGAGCCATCTGGCGATGGCGTCCTCGTCGAGGTCGTCGACGGCGTCCTCGAACTCGCCGTAGATGAGGTCCCGGAAGTGGGTCTTCATGTCGCCCATCGGAACGCGATCCTGGGGTCGCTTCGGGCCGGCGAGACTCGGCTCGACCGTCGAGAGATCCATCTCGACGACCTCGGTGTACTCGGGTTCCTGCTCGCCGAAGAGGCCCTGGGCATCGAGGTACTCGCGCACGAGTTCGATGTGTTCCGGGTCTCTGCCGGTGAGTTCGAGGTAGTCGAGGGTCGACTCGTCGACCGGGAAGACGCTGATGGTCGACCCCTGTTCGGGCGCCATATTCGAGAGGGTCGCCCGGTCGGGCACGGTCAGGTTCGCCACGCCCGGGCCGAAGAACTCGACGAAGCGGTCGACCACACCGACACCGCGGAGCTTCTGCGTGACGTGGAGGACGAGGTCGGTCGCGGTCGCACCCTCGGGAAGTTCGCCGGTGAGTCGGACGCCCACGACCTCGGGGAGCTTCATCGTAATCGGCTGGCCGAGCATCGCGGCCTCCGCTTCGATGCCGCCGACGCCCCAGCCGACGACACCGATGCCGCCGATCATCGGCGTGTGACTGTCCGTTCCGACGAGCGTGTCCGGCAGGAGCCAGTTCTCACCGTCGCGCTCGCGGGCGTGGACGACTTGCCCGAGATACTCCAGGTTGACCTGGTGGACGATACCCGTCCCCGGCGGCACGACCTGGAAGTCCTCGAAGGCGTTTTGGGCCCACTTCAGCGCCCGGTACCGTTCGGCGTTGCGTTCGTACTCTAGTTCGACGTTCTTCTCGTAGGCGTCTTCGGTTCCGAAGAAATCGACCTGGACGCTGTGGTCGATGACGAGGTCGATCGGAATCTCTGGTTCGACGAGCGTCGGGTCTTCTCCGTTGCGGTCCGCAGCCGACCGCAGCGCAGCCAGGTCGACTACCGCCGGGACGCCTGTGAGGTCCTGTAGGACGACGCGAGACGGCGAAAACGGGAGTTCTACATCGGGGACGTCTGGCTGCCAGGATGCCACGTTCTCGACGTCCGTCTCGTCGATGGCGTCGCCGTCGGCATTCCGGAGCACCGACTCGAGGAGGATCCTGATGCTCACAGGCAGCCGTGAGAGTTCACAGAGGCCCGCTTCCTCGAGCGCTGTGAGGTCTGCCATCTTGTACGTCTCCCCGTCGTGCTCGAACTCGCGGATCGCCCCGAACGGGTTTGCTGTAGCCATTGGTCAACCTACACTATCAACGGGTATGAGTGATTCGTCCAGCGGGACCGTTCAGCCTATCACAATCCCCGTCTCGTTGGATCGGCAAACGTGACAGAACAGGTATGTTTTGATGCGCGTCAGTGGACTCTAGGCGCCCCTAACCGTTCGGCAAACCAAATTTAGGCTATCCGAAAATTGTATTCAGATTGGCAAATCTTATTTCCCACTGAAGATACTAGTCTCCAATGGACGTCTCTTCGAGTTTGACATCGAACACATCTAGCCGTCTCGCGGGGTTAACGGACCGGCCAGAGATTCTGCGTCAGGTCGTGTTCGTCGCGATTACGCTTCTCGGGATGATCGGCGGACTGGTGGGCAGTTGGGTCGGCGCACCATCGTGGGTCGTCTGGGGCTGTTACGGTGCCGCGTACGTGTTCGGTGGCTGGTACGGAATCAAAGAGAGCATCAAGGCGTTTCGGGAGCCCGCGATAGAAATCGACTTCCTGATGATCGTCGCAGCGCTGGGTGCGCTCTACATCGATGCACCGTTCGAGGGCGCGATGCTCCTCTTTTTGTTCTCGCTGTCGGGCGTCCTCGAAGAGTACGCGATCGGGCGCTCACGGTCGGCGATCAAGTCCCTGGTCGAGATGCGACCGGAGTCCGCACAGGTCCTCGACGACGGGGAAGAGACGGAGACACACATCGACGAGGTCGCCGTCGGCGACGTGTTCGTCGTGCGGCCCGGCGACCGAATACCGCTGGACGGGGTTGTCGAGGCCGGCGAGAGTACTGTCGATCAATCGTCGCTCACCGGGGAGTCGGTCCCCGTCCCGAAAGAGCCCGGCGACGACATCTTCAGCGGCACGATCAACGAGTCGGGCAGCCTCGAAGTGCGCGTAACCCGGGAGCCAGATGAGTCCGCGCTCTCTCGCCTCATCCGCATGGTCGAGGAGGCCCAAGAGAAGCGAGCGCCGACGCAGCAACTCCTCGACCGCTTAGAACAGCCCTACGTACTGGGCGTGTTCGCGATGACCATCCTCGCCATCGCGGTCCCGATGGTCCTCCTGAATCACACGTTCGAGCCGACGTTCTATCGCGCGATGACGCTCATGGTCGCGGCGTCGCCGTGTGCGATCATCATCTCGACGCCAGCGGCGGTGCTCTCGGCCATCTCCGCGGGCGGGCGACAGGGGCTGCTGTTCAAGGGCGGCGAACACATCGAGACCGCTGGCAACACCGACGCCGTCGCCTTCGACAAGACGGGGACGCTCACGGAAGGCAACACGCGCTTGACCGAACTCCACACACGTGACGGCGCACACGTGTCGACTGACGGAGGTATCCAAAGCGACGCGACCGAGGACAGCACCCGCGCTACTGAGTCGTTGACAGCGGATCGGCTGCTCGCGCTCGCGGCAGCGGTTCAGTCTCGCTCGGAACACCACCTCGCCGAGGCGACTGTCGAGGCCGCCAACGAACGTTCGCTCGACATTCCGGGTGCCAGTGGCTTCGAGGCCGTCGTCGGTAAGGGCGTCCGGGCGACCGTTGGGGGGCAGACCCTCCACATCGGCAACCCGCGCTATGTCGCGACCGTCCTGGCCGACCGCGATATCGACGGCCGTGAGACCGGGCTCGACGCCGTCCGTGACCTCGAACAGAACGGAGAAACGAGTGTCCTCGTGATCGGTGAGGTGGACGGCCGCCTGAGCGTCCTGGGGTGGCTTGCGTTCACCGACACGATCCGATCCGACGCGAAAGAGACCATCGACCAACTCCGGGACCAGGGCATCGAAAAGATCGTCATGCTCACGGGCGACAACGAACGCGTCGCCCAACACACGGCGGAGGAACTTGGTATCGACGAAGTGTACGCCGAGTTACTGCCCGAGGAGAAGATCGACCACATCGAGGCGCTCCAGGAACGTCACGAGGCCGTCGCGATGGTCGGGGACGGGGTGAACGACGCCCCGGCGCTCGCCACGGCGGACATCAGCATCGGCATGGGCGGCGCCGGAACTGACGTGGCACTCGAAACAGCGGACATTGTCCTGATGTCGGACAAGCTCAGTCGACTCCCCTACGCATTCGCGCTCAGTCGGAAGGCCCGCCGTACGCTGCACGTCAACTTCGCAATCGCCTTCGGAGCAATCGCAATTATGCTGACTGCGATACTCGCTACAGGGCTTCCACTCCCGCTCGCGGTCGTCGGCCACGAGGGTTCGACTGTCCTCGTGAGTTTGAACGGATTGCGTCTGCTGCGATTCGGCGACTGACCGGGTGACGGGTCACCGAGAGAAATGGAGAACGTCCGCTCTTGATGACGGCTACTCCGCCCGCTCGCGTCTGCGCCGGCGGTCGTCGAGGTACGCGATCACACCGAAGAGGTTGATGAACGGCATCGCGGCGGCGTGGACCCACGTGTGTGCAGATCGGTCGGGGTCGCCTCGCACGTCGAGGTAGACGAACAGCGGGATGAGCAGTTCGACCACGAGGAACACGAGTGCGGCGACGCGGACGCCGACCGACACGTCCGAGAGGAACGAACCGCCGCCGAAGAGACTGTTGGCGACGAGCACGAGGAGGGCGACGACGAACGCGAGTTCGGAGAGGGTCCACACCCACAACCCGCGTTCCAGGGCGGGATCGGACATCTGGACGAGCGTTCGCGTGGGATTACATTAAACCGGGGTGCCGTTCGAGGTGGCGGAGCGTGGGGTCACTCCGGTCGCTCGATTGGCGACTCGAACACTGCGTCGTACACTTTGCGCTGCGCCTTCCGGAGGTGCTGGTGGAACGTCGGCGGCGCCACGTCCATGGCGGCGGCCACCTCCTCGCCGGACGTGTCGCGGGGCCACTCGAAGAATCCGGCGTGGTAGGCGGCCTCGAGTGCCGTCCGCTGGCGGTCGGTGAGATCGGTGACCATCCTGCGGTGAACGCGGACGGTGTCCTCGAACGAGCGAGTGAACTGCCGGCGCCGACGCAACACCGTCTGCGGGTAGTTCCGGCGGAGCGTCTCGATGGCGCCCGGGATGTCGACCGACGGCGCGAAGTACAGCGTCATCCGGAGGTCGCCCTCGTCGACGACGGCGCGTTCGAGGTGCCCGCCCCGCGAGGCGATGGCGGAGAACACCGGGAGGTCGACGCCACGGAGTTCGAACGTGACCGGGGGGCCGTGTGAGCGCACGGTGACCGAGTCCCACTCGGGGTTGTGCTCCTCGACGTCCCGCAAGAACGACATCGCGTCGGGCGTCGCCGTCCCGTACACGAGGAAGTCGCCGCCCGACAGCGGGACCATGTAGTCGAAGGTGAACGTGCCGGCAGGGGGGACGGACGTGGCGACGCCCTCAAACACGTCGTCGATACGGACGGTGAGTTCGACGAGTTCGTCGCTCAACAGCGCCTGCTTGCGCTCGGCGGCGGCGATGGCGTGGCCGACGACCTCCCCCAACTGCGCGATCACGTCTCGTTCGCGCTCCCCGAAGGCGTTCGGCCTCGCCGCGTAGACGTTCAACACGCCGTAGATCGTCCCCTCGTGAGTGATCGGGATGGCCGCCGAGGAGCGGAAGCCGAACTGTCGCACACGGTCGCGGACCGGCGCATGGCGGGGGTCTGTACGGGCGTCGTTCGTGAACTGCGCCGTCCTCGTTCGTACGGCATCGGCCGTCGGCCCACCGTCCGGGTCGGCGTCGGGGTCGACCGAGAGCGTCACCTCGTCGAGGTAGCCCTCGACGCCCGCCTCCGCGCGCAGCGACACCGTGTCGGCTGTTTCGTCGACCGCGCCGATCCACGCGAACTCGTAGGATTCGGAGTCGGCGAGTCGGTCACAGACGGTCTGCTCGATCTCCTCTCGAGTGGACCGATCGATGACCGCCGCCGTCACGTCGCGGACGACGTCGTGGAGGTTGTTGACCGCGACCTCGAAGTCGCGTCGCGCCTCGGCTTCGATCTCCCGGTAGTGACGAGCGAGCGCGACCGCCAACAGCGTCGCCACCGACTCGACGAACACGACGTCCCGGTCGGCGACCGACCCATCGACGGCCCCCTCGACGGCGACGACCCCCCACGAGTCGTCACGGGGTGCAATCGGCGCCCAGATACCCGATGTGGCGCCGTCGGAGACGACGACCGTCTCACCCGAGGCGAGTGCACGGTGGGCGTCGCCACCGTCCAGGGGCAAGGGAGCGTCGGCGTCACTCCAGCCGACACCAGCCCGACGGCTGAGTTCCCCGTCGACCGCGGTGGCGTCGAACACCCCACACCGGGAGACGTCGAGGGTCGAAGCGAGGAGGTCGACCGCCTCGTCGAACAACGCGTCCGGCCGCCCGCCGCCGAGTGCGTGGCGAGCGAGTTCGGTGACGCCCGCCTGGCGCTGGAGTTGCCGACGGAGAGCGCCGGCGATTTCCTCACGTTCGGTGACGTCCTGGGCGATGCCGAACGCCGCGTACACCTCGCCGTCCCCGTCGCGGACGGGCACGTGGTGACACTCGTACGTTCGGTCCCCGACCGTCACGTCGGACTCGTAGTGTGCTCCCGCCAGCGCCGCCTCGTAGGCCGGCACGAGCTGGTCGGCGACCTCCTCGGGCAGGACGTCCGCGATTCGCTTCCCCTCGAGGTCCGCCGCGGAGACGTCGAGTGAGTCGCTCGTCGTCCCGAACGCCGTGACGTACCGGAGGTCGTCGTCGACGAGCGTGACAGTCCCGTTGGGGATGGTGTCGACGAGCGTCTGGAGTTGCGTGTTCGCCTCGACCAGCGCCCGTTCGCGCTCGTCGCGCTCGGTCGTGTCCGTGACGACGCCGAAGCGGTCGAGGCCGTCGTCGGTCGCGACCGCCGTGACCGTCACCGCGACCGCCCGCGACTGCCCACCGGACACAGCCACCTGTGTGTCTCGACGCGCACTCTCGCGCTCGCCACGGTGGAGTTCTCGCCCGCACGTCTCGATAGCGTCGAGCACGTCTGGATCGTCGAACACCGTCGAGACGTGCGTACCGACGAGGTCCTCCCCGTCACGGCCGACCAGGGAGGTGTACGTCTCGTTCACCCAGGTGTACCGCCCCGCCGCGTCCAGGGTGAACACGCCGTCGTCGAGGATGTCGAGGAGCGGATCGAGCCGATCCGCGTCGATGGCATCAGCGAGTTGCTCGGGGGCGTCCCCGTCCGGTGTCGACGTGGTCGCCGCTCCGTCGGCCCCCGCGGTCGCCGTCGACGGCGACGAGCGCCACCAGATGCGGGCGTTCGCGCCGACCTTCTTCGTTCGCAGACGGTCTCGGTCGACGAGGTCTTGGAGTCGGTTGTAGGTGCTTCGACGCCCGACGTCGAGGTGTGCGGCCACCTCCGGCGTCGTGAGCGGCGTCGAGGCCCCGTCGAACACCGCCTCCGTCTCCGCGAGCGGTGGCGGCAGTGGCCCTGGGGTCATCACGTCCCGTAGGAGGTTCGACACATATCTAGCTTCCGTCGATGGAACTCGAACCGAAATCCGTCCCGAGTGAATCCGTACCTACTGTGGCGGTATCCTGCATCCAGACGTGACGGTGGGGCGACAGCTCGGGTGCAAGATGCCTTCCGTCGTACCTAATCACCGTTAGTACACGCTTAGGGCGCCAGACACGATAGGAACAATCACGCCGGGTTCGACGTAACCCACCCGGTTTCACCGATGGTGTATTCACGAACCGAATCGGCGACGAAGAACAGGCACGCGAACGATCTGACCGAAAGCGAGTGGCACGACCTACTGGCTTCGGCCCGCCGTCGTGCCGTCCTCAGTGTCGTCGAAGAGTCCCGCGAAACGATCGAGTTGGAGGCCCTCGCCGCACGCGTCGCCGAGACGCTCGACGACGCTACCGTAGACGACGAGCGCGACCTCGTCATCTCTCTCCACCACGTCCACCTGCCGAAGCTGTCCGACTTCGGCGTGATCACCTACGACCCGGTGTCGGGCTGGGTCGACCCGACCCCGAGCAAGTAGGCGAACGGGAGGTGGCGCGCCGGTGCGCGTCCATTTTTCAGATGCGAATCGGTAGATATCGACATATCCACACAGCCACTGTTGGTCGGTCGCTGGATACGTCCCCGACAGACCGACCACGAGCGGCGTCATCGTTCCGCGTCTGCAGCACCTGACGGTGTCAGAACGCGATCCCGGCCTGCCGAACGGCGGTGGCGTTCTCCGAGGCGGTGGTCGATTCGTCGGCAGGGAGTTCTCCGGTCGCGAGCCACTCGTCGTACGCTGACGGGGAGACGACCGTGACGGTGCCGTGCATCCGCGCGTGCCCGACCCCGCACAACTCGGCGCAGTACAGTCGGTACTCGCCGGTCTCGGTCGCACGGGTTCGGATCGGCGTCGTCTGGCCGGGGACCGCGTCCTGTTTGAGGCCGAGGTCGGGGACGTAGAACGAGTGGATCACGTCCCGGGTGTGCAACGAGAGGACGACGTCGCGGCCCCGTGGGAGCACGAGACGCGTGTCGGTCGTCACGTTGGCGTCGGGGTAGCGGAACTCCCACCCCCACTGGTAGGCGACGACGTCCACCTCGACGGGGTCGCCGTCGGTCTCGACCGTTGGGCCGCTCGCGGCGGCGGGTGTGATGTAGGGGTTCGCGAGCACGAAGTACGCCGAGACGCCGACGAACAGAAGGATCACCCCCGTCGCCGCCGTCCAGGTGATCTCAAGCGGCGAGTCCTTCGTCGTTGGCGTCGGGTCGTCGTTGTCACGGAAGCGGTAGACGGCGTACACGAGCGTGATCTCGACGAACAGCACGAGGGGCAACGCGACGTACAGCAGTTGCTCGTTGAGGTTGTCGATGGCGTCCCGATTGACCGACTGGGCGGCCGCGGGCGACGCCGACAGCGCCACGACTCCGGCGACGCCCACGACGACCAGTCCGACGACCGCGAGCACCTCCGCGAGTCCGCGGTGTCTGCGCATATCGGTTCGTAGTGTGACATCTCCACAGCGTCGGTTAAGTGTTGGTGCGCCTACCAGACCCCGAGAGACTGGTGTCGCCGCTCGGGTCGACAGCCACCCTCGTTCGGCCGACGCGGTGGTTGCCTGGCGGTGGTCGGTAGCCGGTCGCCGGCGCGTCCACCGCCGTCGTATATGCGTGCTTCGACCGTCACGGGCGACCGGAACCCTCCCCGGACTTTATGTCAATTCGAATGGCATCACGTGACAATGCGACACGACGGGCCTCCGACCGAAGACCGGCGGCGGCGCGCGGGCGGATGAACCGCGCAGTCGTCGAGGTGACGGTGTTGGCGACGCTGTTCGTCGCCTGCGTCGGCTTGTGGTGGCGTGCCCGGGGCGACCGGCTGACGAGCGACGGGGGCTACGTCGAACGCGACGCGCTCCTCGACGAGATCGAACGGCTCCAGCAGGAGGCGCTGCGATGGCTCACGACGACGAACCACCGTGAGATCGGCCTGCTGTACATCGCGTTCGGCACCGTCGCGGGGCTGTGGGGCGGCGTCGACGCGATGATGCTCCGGACGGAGTTGCTCACGCCCGCGGCGGACATCTGGACGCCGGAGACGTACAACGCGCTGTTCACCACCCACGGGCTGACGATGCTCATCTTCTTCGTCGCGCCCGTGTTCTTCGGCATCGGCAACTACGTCCTCCCGCTGATGATCGACGCAGACGACATGGCGTTCCCGCGGGTGAACGCGATTGGCTTCTGGCTGCTCCCGCCGGCGCTCCTGCTCGCGCGAGCGGGACTGTTCTTCCAGGTCGCGGGGCAGGGACTCACGCTGTTCGTCGACCCAGACTCCATCCCGTTCATCCTCACGGTCAGAGAGGTGGCGGTCGGGTGGACGCTGTACGCGCCGCTGTCGATCCAGTCGCCGAACCCACAAGTGGACCTCCTACTGGTCGGCCTGCACCTCAGCGGCGTCGCGACGACGGTGGGCGCGATCAACTTCATCGCGACCGTCGCCTTCGAGCGCGGCGAGGGGGTCACGTGGGCGAATCTGGACATCTTCTCGTGGAACATGCTCGTCACCAGCGGCATCGCGCTGTTCGCGTTCCCGCTGCTGGGGTCGGCGCTGGTGATGCTGCTCATGGACCGCAACTTCGCGACGACGTTCTTCGCCGTCGAGGGCGGCGGCCCCATCCTCTGGCAGCACCTGTTCTGGTTCTGGGGCCACCCCGAGGTGTACATCCTGTTCCTCCCGGCGACGGGGCTGATGAGCCTCATCCTTCCGAAGTTCGTCGGCCGGTCGTTGTTCGGCTTCCGCGCGGTCGTCTACTCGACACTGGGGCTGTCGGTGCTCTCCTTCGGCGTCTGGGCGCACCACATGTTCGCGACGGGCATCGACCCGCGGCTGAAGGCGTCGTTCATGGCGGTGTCCATCGCCATCGCCGTCCCGAGCGCGATCAAGGTGTTCAACTGGCTCACGACGATGTGGGACGGCGACGTCCGCCTGACCGCGCCGATGATCCTCTGTGTCGGCGGCATCGGGACGTTCATCATCGGTGGGGTGACCGGCGTGTTCCTCGCGGTCATCCCCATCGACATCCTCTACCACGGCACCTACTACGTCGTCGGCCACTTCCACCTCATCGTCGTTGGCATCATCCCCTTCCTGATGATCGCCGCCAGCTACTACTGGTACCCGCTCATCACCGGGCGCTGGTACGATCGGCGACTCGCCCGGTTCCAGTCCGTGCTCCTCGTGTTCGGCTCGACGGTCACGTTCATGACCCTGCTCGTCATCGGCGGCCTCGGCCTCCCGCGGCGACAGGCGATCTACCCCGCAGAGTACCAACTGGCCCAGCAGATCGCGACCGTCGGCGCGTACGTCGTCGGCCTCTCGGCGCTGCTGTGGCTGTACAACATGCTCGTGTCGTACTGGCAGGGCGCCCGCGTCGAGACGACCGACCCGTGGGACCTCAAGCGGACGAACCAGTTCACCAACGAGTGGCAGTGGTTCGAACGACGGCTCGTCGACCGGTACGATATGGACCCGTACGAACCCGACCCCGACGAGGTGCGCCCCGCGTTCGACGCCGAGGCGGCGTCGGCGAGTTCGCTCACCGCCGGCGCGGTGGGGTCGACGTGGCGGACGGTCGTCGAGAACGCCTCGGTCGCCGCCGCGGGCGGTGTCGTCGGGACAGTGTTGATGGCGGGCGGCCTCGGCACCGCCGCACTCGTCGGCGTGTTCGATCCGATCGCGCTCACCGAGTTGGCCGAACTCGTCGGCCTCCCGGGGACGCCGCTGGTCGGCGCGCTGTTGTTCCTCGTGGGCGGCGCGGTAACGTGGCCGCTGCTGTTCCTCGCGTTCGCGGAGTACCTCCCGGGGCGACTGCTGTTCGAGACGGGGCTGGTGTTCGCGACGATCATCTCCTCGGGGTTCCTCATCGCCTTCTACACCGGGCAGACGGGGCTCGCGTTCGTCGGCTACGTCGCGTTCGTCCTCGTCGCTCACTGGGCGTACGGCGTCGGCCTCGCGGTCACGTTCCGCTACCTCCAGGCAAAGCGGCGCGAGCGCCACGACCACGCGGGGACGGAGGCGTGAGCGAGCGATGAGCGACGACGAGGCGACCTCGACGCTGTTCACCTACGTCGCACCGTTCGTCGGCGTCCTCCTGATCGCAGTCGGCATCGCGGGCGCCGTGCCGGGCGGCTACGCGCTCGTCCAAGACGAGTTGCGCGACTGCGGATCGCCTACCATCGCCGTCGAGTCCCCCGAACGGACTGCCGACATCGTCGGCGACGGAGCGCCACAGTTCGACCGCCTCGACGTCGAGGCACTGAGCGCCGCCGAGCGCGAGGCGTTCGAGGAGGCGCTCACGGCGCCGCGTGGAGAGGCCCACGTCGACGGTGCGTTTCCCAACCGCGCAGCCTTCGAGCGCGGCGCCGTAATCACCTACGAGGGGGAGCGGTACTACGCGACGATCGTCGCCGAGAACACCTGCTTCACCGCACCCTCGCTCGGCTTCCCGCTCGGCGTGTTCGCGATCGGCCTCGGGACGGTGTGCGTGTTAATGCCGCCGCTGTATCGACGACTGGTTCGGTTGGAGCGTGAGAGCCGCGTCGACCTCACGGCGACCGAAACCGGCGCCGACGCCGACAGCGACGAGTCGTCGCGCGGCCGGGCAGAGGAGAATCGGTGACCGGGACACGGGTGTGAGCGGTGGGGTCAGCGGTCGGCGCCGATGGCCGACATCTCCGCCTCCAACTCGGCGATCGACTCGTCGATCTCTTTGACCAGTCGCGTCTGGTCGCCGTTCGCGTCCGCGATCGTCTCGATCTCACCCGCCAACTCCTGTGCGCGCTCGGCCACCTCCTCGACGGTCGTCGCGACCTGTTCGGTGCCCGCCGCCTGGTCGTCGGTCACACGGGCGACGTCGGCGATCCCTTCTGCCGTCCGGCTCACGGCCTCGACAATGTCCGTCAACGCCGCCATGACCGCCTCTGCCTGCTCGATTCCGTCTGACAGTTCCTCGTTGGTCTCGCGGATCCCGTCGACGGTCCGG from Halobaculum marinum carries:
- the coxB gene encoding cytochrome c oxidase subunit II, whose protein sequence is MRRHRGLAEVLAVVGLVVVGVAGVVALSASPAAAQSVNRDAIDNLNEQLLYVALPLVLFVEITLVYAVYRFRDNDDPTPTTKDSPLEITWTAATGVILLFVGVSAYFVLANPYITPAAASGPTVETDGDPVEVDVVAYQWGWEFRYPDANVTTDTRLVLPRGRDVVLSLHTRDVIHSFYVPDLGLKQDAVPGQTTPIRTRATETGEYRLYCAELCGVGHARMHGTVTVVSPSAYDEWLATGELPADESTTASENATAVRQAGIAF
- a CDS encoding heavy metal translocating P-type ATPase, with translation MDVSSSLTSNTSSRLAGLTDRPEILRQVVFVAITLLGMIGGLVGSWVGAPSWVVWGCYGAAYVFGGWYGIKESIKAFREPAIEIDFLMIVAALGALYIDAPFEGAMLLFLFSLSGVLEEYAIGRSRSAIKSLVEMRPESAQVLDDGEETETHIDEVAVGDVFVVRPGDRIPLDGVVEAGESTVDQSSLTGESVPVPKEPGDDIFSGTINESGSLEVRVTREPDESALSRLIRMVEEAQEKRAPTQQLLDRLEQPYVLGVFAMTILAIAVPMVLLNHTFEPTFYRAMTLMVAASPCAIIISTPAAVLSAISAGGRQGLLFKGGEHIETAGNTDAVAFDKTGTLTEGNTRLTELHTRDGAHVSTDGGIQSDATEDSTRATESLTADRLLALAAAVQSRSEHHLAEATVEAANERSLDIPGASGFEAVVGKGVRATVGGQTLHIGNPRYVATVLADRDIDGRETGLDAVRDLEQNGETSVLVIGEVDGRLSVLGWLAFTDTIRSDAKETIDQLRDQGIEKIVMLTGDNERVAQHTAEELGIDEVYAELLPEEKIDHIEALQERHEAVAMVGDGVNDAPALATADISIGMGGAGTDVALETADIVLMSDKLSRLPYAFALSRKARRTLHVNFAIAFGAIAIMLTAILATGLPLPLAVVGHEGSTVLVSLNGLRLLRFGD
- a CDS encoding GAF domain-containing protein; the encoded protein is MTPGPLPPPLAETEAVFDGASTPLTTPEVAAHLDVGRRSTYNRLQDLVDRDRLRTKKVGANARIWWRSSPSTATAGADGAATTSTPDGDAPEQLADAIDADRLDPLLDILDDGVFTLDAAGRYTWVNETYTSLVGRDGEDLVGTHVSTVFDDPDVLDAIETCGRELHRGERESARRDTQVAVSGGQSRAVAVTVTAVATDDGLDRFGVVTDTTERDERERALVEANTQLQTLVDTIPNGTVTLVDDDLRYVTAFGTTSDSLDVSAADLEGKRIADVLPEEVADQLVPAYEAALAGAHYESDVTVGDRTYECHHVPVRDGDGEVYAAFGIAQDVTEREEIAGALRRQLQRQAGVTELARHALGGGRPDALFDEAVDLLASTLDVSRCGVFDATAVDGELSRRAGVGWSDADAPLPLDGGDAHRALASGETVVVSDGATSGIWAPIAPRDDSWGVVAVEGAVDGSVADRDVVFVESVATLLAVALARHYREIEAEARRDFEVAVNNLHDVVRDVTAAVIDRSTREEIEQTVCDRLADSESYEFAWIGAVDETADTVSLRAEAGVEGYLDEVTLSVDPDADPDGGPTADAVRTRTAQFTNDARTDPRHAPVRDRVRQFGFRSSAAIPITHEGTIYGVLNVYAARPNAFGERERDVIAQLGEVVGHAIAAAERKQALLSDELVELTVRIDDVFEGVATSVPPAGTFTFDYMVPLSGGDFLVYGTATPDAMSFLRDVEEHNPEWDSVTVRSHGPPVTFELRGVDLPVFSAIASRGGHLERAVVDEGDLRMTLYFAPSVDIPGAIETLRRNYPQTVLRRRRQFTRSFEDTVRVHRRMVTDLTDRQRTALEAAYHAGFFEWPRDTSGEEVAAAMDVAPPTFHQHLRKAQRKVYDAVFESPIERPE
- a CDS encoding DUF7344 domain-containing protein, with protein sequence MVYSRTESATKNRHANDLTESEWHDLLASARRRAVLSVVEESRETIELEALAARVAETLDDATVDDERDLVISLHHVHLPKLSDFGVITYDPVSGWVDPTPSK
- a CDS encoding DUF6789 family protein, with product MNRAVVEVTVLATLFVACVGLWWRARGDRLTSDGGYVERDALLDEIERLQQEALRWLTTTNHREIGLLYIAFGTVAGLWGGVDAMMLRTELLTPAADIWTPETYNALFTTHGLTMLIFFVAPVFFGIGNYVLPLMIDADDMAFPRVNAIGFWLLPPALLLARAGLFFQVAGQGLTLFVDPDSIPFILTVREVAVGWTLYAPLSIQSPNPQVDLLLVGLHLSGVATTVGAINFIATVAFERGEGVTWANLDIFSWNMLVTSGIALFAFPLLGSALVMLLMDRNFATTFFAVEGGGPILWQHLFWFWGHPEVYILFLPATGLMSLILPKFVGRSLFGFRAVVYSTLGLSVLSFGVWAHHMFATGIDPRLKASFMAVSIAIAVPSAIKVFNWLTTMWDGDVRLTAPMILCVGGIGTFIIGGVTGVFLAVIPIDILYHGTYYVVGHFHLIVVGIIPFLMIAASYYWYPLITGRWYDRRLARFQSVLLVFGSTVTFMTLLVIGGLGLPRRQAIYPAEYQLAQQIATVGAYVVGLSALLWLYNMLVSYWQGARVETTDPWDLKRTNQFTNEWQWFERRLVDRYDMDPYEPDPDEVRPAFDAEAASASSLTAGAVGSTWRTVVENASVAAAGGVVGTVLMAGGLGTAALVGVFDPIALTELAELVGLPGTPLVGALLFLVGGAVTWPLLFLAFAEYLPGRLLFETGLVFATIISSGFLIAFYTGQTGLAFVGYVAFVLVAHWAYGVGLAVTFRYLQAKRRERHDHAGTEA